In the genome of Natronincola ferrireducens, the window CTTCAAATAAAAGAAAAGTTTATCAATAAAAGAGCTGGCATTCGTATGATGGATGAAAAAGGGGCTAGGGAGCATGCTTTAAATATGATTAAAGAGCTGGACATCCGTTGTACAGGTCCAAAACAGCTGACCCGCAGGCTAAGTGGTGGAAATCAGCAGAAGGTATGTATTGCCAGGTCATTGACCCTAGATCCCGATATTATATTGGTATCGGAGCCTACTAGGGGAATTGATATTGGAGCTAAGAAAATTGTTCTTGATTTGTTAGAAAGATTGAGTAAAGAATTGGGTATGACAGTAATCATAACCTCCAGTGAATTGGCAGAGCTTCGTTCAGTTTCCGATAGAATCGCTATTGTATTTGAAGGAAAACTAGAGGGAATTTTAGCTCCCGATGCCAGTGATGTTGATTTTGGGTTAATGATGGCTGGAGAATATGGCAAAGAGGAGGTATCATAGCATGGAGGGTTTTAAAAAAATTGTAGATAAGGTAGGATATCCTAGATTTATTATTGGAGGATTTCTATTCATCCTATGTGTTATAGCCGCTATGCTAGCGATACCAATTCCTGGACTTATAGGAGATATTCTTACCCGTGTTGGTATGAATGGTATACTGGTATTGGCTATGGTACCTGCTATTCAAGCTGGGGTAGGCTTGAACTTTGCTCTGCCCTTGGGGATTGTATGTGGGTTAATAGGAGCATTGGTTAGTATAGAGTTTAAATTAAGTGGTTTTACAGGTTTTTTTACTGCTTTAATAGTTGCAATTCCTTTAGCCGCCATCGTTGGATACTTTTATGGACAAATGTTAAATCGTATTAAAGGACAGGAAATGACGGTAGGAACCTATGTAGGATTTTCTGCAGTATCTGCAATGTGTATATTTTGGTTATTGGCACCCTTCAGAAGTCCAGAACTAATATGGGCCTATGGTGGTACGGGTTTAAGGGTTACAGTTTCTCTTGAGTCCAGTATTGATAAGATTTTAAATGGGTTTTTAAGTTTTAATGTTGCAGGTATTCAGGTACCTACAGGATTGCTGGGATTCTTTGGAATTTGCTGTTTAGCTGTATGGCTGTTTAGTAAGACCAAAAGCGGGGTTATCATGAATGCTGCTGGGGCAAATGAAAAGTTTGCTACAGCTACAGGAATTAATGTAAATAAACAGAGGATTTTAGGTGTAACACTATCCACAGTTCTAGGAGCTATTGGAATTATTGTTTACAGTCAGTCCTTTGGGTTTTTACAGTTATACAACGCACCTCTATACTCAGCATTACCTGCAGTAGCGGCAGTATTAATTGGTGGTGCCTCCATTAAAAAAGCTACGATTACCCATGTTATCATTGGAACCTTTTTGTTTCAAGCCCTGTTGGTGGTATCACTTCCTGTAATTAATATATTAGCTGATGGAAGTATGTCGGAGGTTATTCGAATTATTATCAGTAATGGTATTATTCTATATGCCTTAACGAGAGAAACAGGAGGTGACCTAGCATAATGGACAACAATGTAAAAATAGAAGAAGTAAAACTCAAAAAACAAAGTTCTTCAGATTTAGTTATGAAATTTATTGTGCCAATTGTATTTATTGCATTATGTGGAGTCGGTTATCAACTTTCTGGACTGCGTTTTACATTTGTGTTAAATGAAGTACTTACGAGATTAGCTAGAAACTCCTTTTTGGTTATATCTCTTATCATTCCAGTTATCGCTGGGATGGGTTTGAACTTTGGTATTGTATTGGGTGCTATGGCTGGGCAAATCGCACTAATTTTTATTACAGATTATTCAATTCAAGGCCTGAGTGGGTTTTTCCTTGCAGTGCTGTTTTCTACCCCTATAGCTATTGTCTTTGGATATTTAGTAGGACAGGTTTTAAACAGAGCTAAAGGGAAAGAAATGATTACCAGTATGATATTAGGATTTTTTTCCAATGGTCTATACCAATTATTTTTCTTAGTGTTTGCTGGAACAATTATTCCCTTTAGAAAAGAGGGAATGCTATTGTCCACTGGAGTAGGTGTTAGAAACAGTGTTGACCTTGATGGGGTTCGACATGCTCTAGATAATGTTTGGAAAATTAGACCTTATCCTGGCTTAGCAATACCGGTGGGTACATTAATCATTGTTGGGGTATTATGTGTAGCATTAACCTTTTTCCTTAAAACAAAGCTAGGACAGGAAATGCGTACAGTTGGACAAAATATGCATATTGCCCAGGTAGCAGGAATTAATGTTAACAGAACAAGAATTATTGCTATCATTATTTCTACTGTATTGGCGGCATGGGGACAAATTATCTTCCTACAGAACATAGGTACTTTGAACACCTATGGAAGCCATGAACAGGTAGGACTTTTTGCCGTAGCTTCCCTATTAATTGGTGGTGCTTCTGTTACAAAGGCTACCTATGGTCAGGCTCTATTGGGAACCTTCCTTTTCCATATGCTATTTATTTTATCTCCAATGGCAGGACAAAACTTGATGGGGGACAGCCAGATAGGAGAGTTCTTTAGGGTATTTGTAGCCTATGGTGTTATTGGATTAGCTTTATTATTACATGCTTGGCAGAAAAAAGGAAAGAAATAAAATTAATATAAATACAAATTATTTTTCCAAATCCTCTGGTTTTATGCTGGAGGATTTAGAATTTTAAACAGGTTATTAATTTTCATTTTATTCTAAAAAAAAGCTTGACAAAGTATTTTGCCCGTAGTAGGATAGAGATTAATATTATATAAGCATGCATATATATTTGAAAAAAATAAATATTTATTGAAATGCTATGAAGGAGAATAGTAAACAGTCAAAAGGTTATAGAGAGCCAATGGTTGGTGGAAATTGGTGCTGGAAGCTGTTGAATCTACTCTGGAGCAGAAGGGCAAAACCCTTTTCGGTCTAAACCGTTATCTTATTGTGAGGTCATAATTTCGTGACAAATCAAGGTGGCACCACGTGAGTACATACTGCTCCCGTCCTTGGCGTAATAGCCAAGGAGGGGAGTTTTTTATTTATCAAGAATTTTACTGAACTGATTTAATAAAGTTATAGATGGAGGTTGAAGGAAATGAAAAAAGAAAAATTACTAATGACTCCAGGACCAACAATGGTACCCCCAGCTGTATTAATGGCTGGAGGGGAGCCTATGATTCATCATCGTACCCCTGAATATAGCCAACTTTTTAGGGAATTAAATAAAAATTTAAAAACCATATTTCAGACACAAAACCCTGTTCTTACCTTTCCCGCAGCAGGAACTGGTGGGTTAGAAGCAGCAGTAGTTAACTTTTTTTCTCCTGGGGATAGGGTGTTGTGTACTAGCATTGGAGTATTTGGAGATAGAGTTGCTACTATTGCAAAGGCTTTTGGGCTAAATGTAGAAAAGCTTACAGTTCCTTTAGGTGAAGCAGTAGATCCCCGAATAATAGAGGAAAAGCTAAAAGAACAAAACTATAAAGGAGTTTTTGTAACCCATAATGAGACTTCAACTGGAGCCTATAATGATATAGAGGCTATTGGAAAAATAACCAAGAACAAAGACATTTTATTGATAGTAGATGCAGTAAGCTCCCTGGGGGGATTGGATTTAAAAACAGATGAATGGGGAGTAGATGTGGTCATCACCGCTTCACAAAAGGCATTAATGGCACCTCCAGGATTAACTTTTTTAAGTGTTAGTAATAAGGGATGGGAAGCAGCCCAAAATAGTACATCTCCAAAGTTTTACTGGGATGTAATTAAGGCAAGGAAAGCTATGGAAAAGCCCTCCCCACAAAACCCCTACACCCCAGCCGTATCCTTGTTAAGATCAGTAAATAAAGCACTAGAATTAATTATTGAAGAAGGTCTACAGGAAGTTTTCCATCGACACAGTCAATTGGCAAAAGCCACTAGAGCTGCAGTAGAGGCTTTAGGACTAAAGCTTTTTGCAGCACCCCAAGCAAGATCTAATGTGATCACCTCTATCAAAATGCCGGAGGGAATAGATGGTGAAAAAGTAAAAAAACAGATGGCTGAAAAGTATGGTGTTATCACAGCGGGGGGACAAGAGGATTTAAAGGGAAAAATTTTAAGGATTGGGCATATGGGATATGTCCATGAGGGAGATATTATACAAACTATAGCTGCCTTAGAAAAAGCTTTAATTGATGTGGGGTATCCTATAGAAAAGGCCGTAGGTATAAAGGCAGCATTGGAAGTATTCAATTAATTTAAATTTAGAAAAGGGGGAAATAAAGATGAAAATATTAGTTACAGAGAAAATTGCTGATCAAGGTATAGAGGTTTTAAAGAAATCTGGGATGGAAGTGGATGTAAAGCTGGATATTGAAAGAGGGGAATTACTAGAAATCATCAAAAACTATGATGCTATTGTGGTTCGAAGTGTAACAAAGATAGATGAAGAATTTTATCAACACGCTGTGAATTTAAAGGTAGTTGGAAGAGCAGGAAATGGTGTAGATAATATTGAGATGGAGGGGGCAACCGAAAGAGGCATTATTGTAGTAAATACACCTGAAGCCAACATCGTTTCAGCAGCAGAGCATACAATTGGACTTTTAATTGCATCATGCCGAAATATACCTCAAGCCAACAATCATATAAAAAACAGACAATGGGACAGAAGTGGATTTAAGGGTGTAGAATTACAGGGAAAAACGGCAGGTATTGTGGGATTAGGAAGAATAGGCTCTCTAGTAGCCACTAGGCTACAGGGCTTTGGCATGAAGGTAATAGCCTATGATCCCTACATTACAGATGAACGGTTTAAAAAGTTTGGCGTAGAAAAAAAGGAAAACCTTCAAGATTTAGTAAAGGAATCGGATTTTATATCTGTTCATACCCCAAAAACAGAAGAAACCTTTGGTATGATCGGTGATGAGGAGT includes:
- a CDS encoding ABC transporter permease, with the protein product MDNNVKIEEVKLKKQSSSDLVMKFIVPIVFIALCGVGYQLSGLRFTFVLNEVLTRLARNSFLVISLIIPVIAGMGLNFGIVLGAMAGQIALIFITDYSIQGLSGFFLAVLFSTPIAIVFGYLVGQVLNRAKGKEMITSMILGFFSNGLYQLFFLVFAGTIIPFRKEGMLLSTGVGVRNSVDLDGVRHALDNVWKIRPYPGLAIPVGTLIIVGVLCVALTFFLKTKLGQEMRTVGQNMHIAQVAGINVNRTRIIAIIISTVLAAWGQIIFLQNIGTLNTYGSHEQVGLFAVASLLIGGASVTKATYGQALLGTFLFHMLFILSPMAGQNLMGDSQIGEFFRVFVAYGVIGLALLLHAWQKKGKK
- a CDS encoding pyridoxal-phosphate-dependent aminotransferase family protein, giving the protein MKKEKLLMTPGPTMVPPAVLMAGGEPMIHHRTPEYSQLFRELNKNLKTIFQTQNPVLTFPAAGTGGLEAAVVNFFSPGDRVLCTSIGVFGDRVATIAKAFGLNVEKLTVPLGEAVDPRIIEEKLKEQNYKGVFVTHNETSTGAYNDIEAIGKITKNKDILLIVDAVSSLGGLDLKTDEWGVDVVITASQKALMAPPGLTFLSVSNKGWEAAQNSTSPKFYWDVIKARKAMEKPSPQNPYTPAVSLLRSVNKALELIIEEGLQEVFHRHSQLAKATRAAVEALGLKLFAAPQARSNVITSIKMPEGIDGEKVKKQMAEKYGVITAGGQEDLKGKILRIGHMGYVHEGDIIQTIAALEKALIDVGYPIEKAVGIKAALEVFN
- a CDS encoding ABC transporter permease subunit; translated protein: MEGFKKIVDKVGYPRFIIGGFLFILCVIAAMLAIPIPGLIGDILTRVGMNGILVLAMVPAIQAGVGLNFALPLGIVCGLIGALVSIEFKLSGFTGFFTALIVAIPLAAIVGYFYGQMLNRIKGQEMTVGTYVGFSAVSAMCIFWLLAPFRSPELIWAYGGTGLRVTVSLESSIDKILNGFLSFNVAGIQVPTGLLGFFGICCLAVWLFSKTKSGVIMNAAGANEKFATATGINVNKQRILGVTLSTVLGAIGIIVYSQSFGFLQLYNAPLYSALPAVAAVLIGGASIKKATITHVIIGTFLFQALLVVSLPVINILADGSMSEVIRIIISNGIILYALTRETGGDLA